A section of the Leptotrichia buccalis C-1013-b genome encodes:
- a CDS encoding DUF4153 domain-containing protein, translated as MKKIKENVKKLLSHFKSGFERFPITIILTFMHFITGIYIAEVRNFQSDEFIEVNLLLFGSIFITGMCEIIREKYFYEKNKWLVRGIYSFITLVLSIIFYVDYLQTNDYNNFKFWALIPISIILFVLIPILNRENKEKYLQSEFSDFVITYIFAAVLFVGIAIVLTTISYLFFSSNNDFFFRLTTYSFWFIAEVFGASLFLSLLKKPDDDLENYKFPSIFNLLIKFVIIPLIVIYTGVLYIYMAKVVISMQLPKGLISHLVLWYTAFSVIIMILITPFTQKDKFLGNFKKYFPYFSIPLIFASLFALFQRIYQYGITEKRYYVLILIFWLLFCVILFIRKMNITGIFISLIACVVIAVYTPFSAKSVSNFSQKERLKRMLVKYGALKDGKISKITQKLTNRQGSHIHTTIQYISSNSDIQKLNFKNEKGEVYSTLEDLEKALDVKESWKDYYIVRNEDENGENYDEKEIVAYRVKNSENAELISDTTGYDNFISYKKVDNEDPINQENESEKYKITIKNKVITIKSKDGTELAKINYEDAIRQMVSKLRTSKLQDKKDVGYVVSPKDLEYIGTAGKINYKISLGNINEQIVNGKSENLYYDEFDFMFSEKK; from the coding sequence ATGAAAAAAATTAAAGAAAATGTAAAAAAACTACTTTCACATTTCAAAAGTGGATTTGAGCGATTTCCAATAACAATTATTTTAACTTTTATGCATTTCATTACAGGAATATACATAGCCGAAGTTAGAAATTTTCAATCTGATGAATTTATTGAAGTTAATCTTCTTTTGTTTGGCAGCATTTTTATTACAGGAATGTGCGAAATAATTCGGGAAAAGTATTTTTATGAAAAAAATAAATGGCTGGTTAGAGGAATCTATTCATTTATAACGCTTGTTTTATCAATTATTTTTTATGTAGATTATTTGCAAACTAATGATTATAATAATTTTAAATTTTGGGCATTGATTCCTATTTCTATTATTCTATTTGTATTAATTCCTATTTTAAACAGAGAAAATAAGGAAAAATATCTACAGTCTGAATTTTCAGATTTTGTTATAACCTATATCTTTGCAGCTGTTCTCTTTGTTGGAATTGCAATAGTTTTAACAACAATAAGTTATCTCTTTTTTAGTTCTAACAATGACTTCTTTTTCAGATTAACCACGTATTCTTTCTGGTTTATAGCTGAAGTATTTGGAGCATCGCTATTTCTATCTTTATTAAAAAAACCTGATGACGATTTAGAAAACTATAAATTTCCATCTATTTTCAATTTATTGATTAAGTTTGTAATTATTCCGTTAATTGTTATTTACACAGGTGTTTTATATATTTATATGGCTAAGGTTGTTATTTCTATGCAATTACCAAAAGGATTAATTTCTCATCTTGTGCTTTGGTACACAGCATTTAGTGTTATCATTATGATTTTAATAACACCATTTACACAAAAAGATAAATTCTTGGGAAATTTCAAAAAATATTTTCCATATTTTTCAATACCTTTAATATTTGCTTCACTATTTGCACTTTTCCAACGAATTTATCAATACGGAATTACAGAAAAACGGTACTATGTACTAATCTTAATATTCTGGCTACTTTTCTGCGTGATTTTATTCATCAGAAAAATGAATATTACAGGAATTTTCATAAGTTTAATCGCCTGTGTAGTAATCGCAGTCTATACTCCGTTTAGTGCCAAAAGTGTAAGTAATTTCAGTCAAAAAGAAAGATTAAAAAGAATGCTTGTAAAATATGGAGCATTAAAAGATGGAAAAATTTCTAAAATAACACAGAAACTGACTAATAGACAAGGAAGCCACATTCATACAACAATTCAATATATTTCTAGCAATAGCGACATTCAGAAACTAAATTTCAAAAATGAAAAAGGGGAAGTTTATTCAACTCTTGAAGATTTGGAAAAAGCACTGGATGTGAAGGAATCTTGGAAAGATTATTACATAGTTAGAAATGAAGATGAGAATGGAGAAAATTACGATGAAAAGGAAATTGTCGCATATAGAGTAAAAAATAGTGAAAATGCTGAACTTATATCCGATACAACAGGCTACGATAACTTTATATCTTACAAAAAAGTTGATAATGAAGACCCAATAAATCAAGAAAATGAATCTGAAAAATATAAAATTACAATTAAAAATAAAGTAATTACAATAAAAAGTAAAGATGGAACAGAACTTGCCAAAATAAATTATGAAGATGCAATAAGACAAATGGTATCAAAATTAAGAACTTCGAAATTACAAGATAAGAAAGATGTAGGATATGTAGTTTCACCAAAAGATTTGGAATATATTGGAACAGCAGGAAAAATTAATTATAAGATTTCCTTAGGAAATATTAATGAACAAATAGTAAATGGAAAATCAGAAAATTTATATTATGACGAATTTGATTTTATGTTTTCTGAAAAAAAATAA
- a CDS encoding aldose 1-epimerase family protein, with amino-acid sequence MESTVRTLKCGNVEIAVADRGAELRSYKVDGEEFMWDRNPEIWAASSPVLFPFVGSIKNGVYNYKGKDYEITTRHGFARTEDFDFVEKTENSLKFRFSSNSETLKKYPFEFDLFLTYTVNDGILEIGYDVVNKNNSEMYFSLGTHPAFALNVNDGLKLDDYYLEFEKNETSQKYKLTNNGLVFDEKVDYLNNTNKIQITENVFDDDAIVFEGLKSEKVTIKNNKNSKELSVEYKGFPYIAFWSKPKAPYVCIEPWYGISDFENCTGKLEEKTGILKLENGENFFAKLIVKGKK; translated from the coding sequence ATGGAAAGTACAGTAAGAACTTTAAAATGTGGAAATGTTGAAATCGCAGTTGCTGATAGAGGGGCTGAATTGAGAAGTTACAAGGTAGATGGAGAAGAATTTATGTGGGATAGAAATCCTGAAATCTGGGCTGCCAGCTCACCTGTGTTGTTTCCGTTTGTAGGTAGCATAAAAAATGGAGTATACAATTATAAAGGGAAAGACTATGAAATCACTACACGACATGGATTTGCAAGAACAGAAGATTTTGATTTTGTTGAAAAAACTGAAAATTCTTTGAAATTTAGATTTTCTTCAAATAGTGAAACTTTAAAAAAATATCCGTTTGAATTTGATTTGTTTTTAACTTATACAGTTAATGACGGTATCTTGGAAATTGGATATGATGTTGTAAATAAAAATAATTCTGAGATGTATTTTTCACTAGGAACACATCCTGCATTTGCACTTAATGTGAACGATGGTCTAAAATTAGATGACTATTACTTGGAATTTGAAAAAAATGAAACTTCGCAAAAATATAAACTTACTAATAATGGGCTAGTTTTTGATGAAAAAGTTGATTATTTGAATAATACTAACAAGATTCAAATTACTGAAAATGTATTTGATGATGATGCAATAGTATTTGAAGGTTTAAAATCAGAAAAAGTTACAATAAAAAATAATAAAAATTCTAAAGAATTAAGCGTTGAATATAAAGGATTCCCGTATATTGCATTTTGGAGTAAGCCAAAAGCTCCTTATGTGTGTATAGAACCTTGGTATGGAATTTCAGATTTTGAAAACTGTACAGGGAAATTGGAAGAAAAGACAGGGATTCTAAAATTGGAAAATGGTGAAAACTTTTTTGCAAAATTAATTGTAAAAGGTAAAAAATAA
- a CDS encoding lysozyme inhibitor LprI family protein, with product MNKKITAIIIAACVAIFTFFLGGAFLIYNSFIKTQELQAKVKIEQEKTKQEMLKTQNDQQMAQVTTSQETSAPVVAKKGTNYEGELMSRMSSVQDTGFDGSDSQMYYQAEAAYQAWDKELNKVYKLLMSELPDSQKTKLRNEERAWLKGMVNETKKIVYEECGEEGENGCGSIVHLRKIGTKMDMVKSRTIELARMYDDLHR from the coding sequence ATGAATAAAAAGATTACTGCAATTATAATTGCAGCCTGTGTTGCAATATTTACATTTTTTCTAGGAGGAGCTTTTCTGATATACAATTCTTTTATAAAAACACAAGAATTACAGGCAAAAGTAAAGATAGAGCAGGAAAAAACAAAACAAGAAATGTTAAAAACTCAAAATGACCAGCAAATGGCACAAGTAACTACTTCACAAGAAACATCGGCACCAGTAGTTGCTAAAAAAGGGACAAATTATGAAGGTGAATTGATGAGTAGAATGAGTTCAGTTCAAGATACGGGCTTTGATGGTTCTGATAGTCAAATGTACTATCAAGCTGAAGCAGCATATCAAGCATGGGATAAAGAATTGAACAAAGTTTATAAACTTCTTATGTCAGAATTGCCAGACAGCCAAAAAACAAAATTACGAAATGAAGAAAGAGCTTGGTTAAAAGGAATGGTTAATGAAACTAAAAAAATAGTATATGAAGAATGTGGAGAAGAAGGAGAAAATGGATGTGGAAGCATAGTTCATTTAAGAAAAATTGGAACAAAAATGGATATGGTAAAATCTCGAACAATAGAACTTGCTAGAATGTATGATGATTTGCATAGATAA
- the grpE gene encoding nucleotide exchange factor GrpE, protein MAEKDLEKENLEGEAVQNEAVEEQNENVESQEAEKSTEETSEDKIKKLEAELQEWKNSYTRKLAEFQNFTKRKENEVAEMRKYASEEIVVKLLDNIDNLERAVDASKESQNFDSLVEGVNMILNNLKHLLTEEGVEEIEAAGKEYNPYEHKAMITENKEELDDNVVVQVFQKGYKMKGKVVRPAMVTVNKK, encoded by the coding sequence ATGGCGGAAAAAGATTTGGAAAAGGAAAATTTGGAAGGTGAAGCTGTACAAAATGAGGCGGTTGAGGAACAAAATGAAAATGTAGAAAGTCAAGAAGCTGAAAAAAGTACAGAAGAAACTTCTGAAGATAAAATAAAAAAATTAGAAGCTGAACTTCAGGAATGGAAAAATTCCTATACAAGAAAGTTAGCTGAATTTCAAAATTTTACAAAAAGAAAAGAAAACGAAGTTGCTGAAATGAGAAAATACGCTTCTGAAGAAATTGTCGTTAAATTGCTGGACAATATAGATAATCTGGAAAGAGCGGTTGACGCCTCGAAGGAAAGTCAAAACTTTGATTCATTAGTCGAAGGAGTTAATATGATTTTGAATAACTTGAAACATTTATTGACTGAAGAAGGTGTGGAAGAAATTGAAGCGGCTGGAAAAGAATACAATCCTTACGAACATAAAGCGATGATTACTGAAAACAAAGAGGAACTAGATGACAACGTGGTTGTACAAGTTTTCCAAAAAGGATACAAGATGAAAGGGAAGGTTGTAAGGCCTGCGATGGTAACGGTTAATAAGAAATAA
- a CDS encoding ABC transporter ATP-binding protein, producing MSLLKTTNLGISFGGLRAVDDVNIEIKDGELVGLIGPNGAGKTTIFNLLTGVYKPTDGDISINKVSINKKTTPQIVALGVARTFQNIRLFKELTVLDNVKMALNSSMSYNTFEAIFRLPKFWKEEKEITDKALDLLDIFDMAEMANITAGNLSYGQQRKLEIARALATNPKLLLLDEPAAGMNPNETKELMNTISFIRNKFKIAILLIEHDMDLVMGICERLYVLNFGKFIASGLPEEIQNNKEVIAAYLGE from the coding sequence ATGTCATTATTAAAAACGACAAATTTAGGAATATCTTTTGGCGGATTACGAGCTGTTGATGATGTAAATATTGAAATTAAGGATGGAGAGCTAGTTGGTCTGATTGGTCCAAATGGAGCTGGAAAAACGACAATTTTTAACTTGTTGACAGGTGTTTATAAACCAACTGACGGAGACATTTCTATAAATAAGGTCAGTATAAATAAAAAAACTACTCCACAAATAGTTGCTTTAGGAGTTGCCAGAACATTTCAAAATATACGGTTATTTAAGGAACTGACTGTACTTGACAATGTAAAGATGGCATTAAACAGCAGTATGAGCTATAACACTTTTGAAGCAATTTTTAGACTTCCGAAATTTTGGAAGGAAGAAAAGGAAATAACGGATAAGGCGTTGGATTTGTTGGATATTTTTGATATGGCTGAAATGGCAAATATTACGGCTGGAAACTTGTCTTACGGACAGCAGAGAAAATTGGAAATAGCAAGGGCTTTGGCTACAAATCCAAAATTATTGCTGCTGGATGAACCTGCGGCGGGAATGAATCCAAACGAAACAAAAGAATTAATGAACACAATTAGCTTTATAAGAAATAAATTTAAAATTGCAATCTTGTTAATTGAACACGATATGGATTTGGTAATGGGAATCTGCGAAAGATTGTACGTATTGAACTTTGGAAAATTTATTGCTTCGGGGCTGCCTGAAGAAATTCAAAATAATAAGGAAGTTATTGCTGCTTATTTGGGAGAATAA
- a CDS encoding DUF6290 family protein, whose protein sequence is MSQYTIELNNEQEKAFSEILKETGENATSYLKKILLEKLEDSNDLKILDKAIEKSKYTKKYSLEEARKELDF, encoded by the coding sequence ATGAGTCAATATACTATAGAGTTAAATAATGAACAAGAAAAAGCATTTTCCGAAATCTTAAAAGAAACTGGAGAAAATGCAACTTCTTATCTAAAAAAAATATTACTAGAAAAATTGGAAGATTCAAATGACTTAAAAATTTTAGATAAAGCCATAGAAAAAAGTAAATATACTAAAAAATATTCGCTGGAAGAAGCAAGAAAAGAGTTGGATTTTTAG
- the hrcA gene encoding heat-inducible transcriptional repressor HrcA translates to MNDREQLILKAIIKHYLEFGESVGSRTLEKKYNIGVSSATIRNTMADLEDKGLIVKTHTSSGRIPTSEGYKLYVDELLKIRDISKEEKAKVMQAYNKRMNQIDMIFEETSRLLSKISQYAGVVLEPAFTQEGVKKVKLVHINETTVLAVVVMNSSLTKNLNIFLENPVTENEVEAINSFLNEKIANSKYFTLSDLKDFFTNTNLFMQSDFQDNMISDEGKLFFEGGTNLIENNASDVMNLINRVKLFNNPNDLRNVFAQFLQMEEFKDREVNVIFGEDLNIAGLEDFSFVFSVYTLNNAKGIIGVIGPKRMEYSKTVGLVEYVAEEVNQLLNQKNK, encoded by the coding sequence ATGAATGATAGAGAGCAATTAATTTTAAAGGCTATTATCAAACATTATCTGGAATTTGGTGAAAGTGTGGGATCACGGACGCTGGAGAAAAAGTATAACATTGGAGTGTCGTCAGCGACTATCCGAAATACAATGGCAGATTTGGAAGATAAGGGCCTAATTGTAAAAACACATACATCTTCTGGACGTATTCCGACAAGTGAAGGATATAAGCTGTATGTCGATGAGCTTTTGAAAATTAGAGATATTTCTAAGGAGGAAAAAGCGAAAGTCATGCAGGCATATAATAAGAGGATGAATCAAATTGACATGATATTTGAGGAAACATCTAGATTATTGTCAAAAATTAGTCAATATGCCGGGGTTGTATTGGAGCCGGCGTTTACGCAGGAAGGTGTAAAAAAGGTAAAATTGGTACATATTAATGAAACGACTGTACTTGCCGTAGTTGTAATGAATTCTTCCCTTACAAAAAATTTAAATATCTTTCTGGAAAATCCTGTAACTGAAAATGAAGTGGAAGCGATAAATAGTTTTTTAAATGAAAAAATTGCGAACAGTAAGTATTTTACATTATCTGACTTAAAGGATTTTTTCACGAATACAAATTTATTTATGCAAAGCGATTTTCAGGATAATATGATTTCTGATGAAGGAAAATTATTTTTTGAAGGTGGAACAAATCTTATTGAAAACAACGCATCTGATGTAATGAACCTTATAAACCGTGTAAAACTATTTAATAATCCGAATGATTTGCGGAATGTATTTGCACAGTTTTTACAGATGGAGGAATTTAAGGATAGAGAAGTTAATGTAATTTTTGGAGAAGATTTGAACATTGCAGGGCTTGAGGATTTCTCATTTGTATTCTCGGTTTATACGCTTAATAATGCGAAGGGGATTATTGGTGTAATTGGGCCAAAACGGATGGAATATTCAAAAACGGTTGGACTCGTTGAATATGTAGCAGAAGAAGTGAATCAGTTATTAAATCAAAAAAATAAATAA
- a CDS encoding helix-hairpin-helix domain-containing protein, with translation MKIKYVIIFVMLLIAGNFLRLLIEDKNIPEIEISKEKNYKKDKAKKETDLTKSNVKFDINNIEYKDLLKLGINKNKAEKFVKYRDEVGIIRNIDEVKNVSGFGKTGLEIAQKFLFVDNEKIKNSKENYGREIVKYNINKLNDKELKKIGFSNKEIKKLLPEIEKNNIRSNVDLEKIIGKERYVEIEDKIKFIE, from the coding sequence ATGAAAATAAAATATGTTATTATTTTTGTGATGCTGTTAATTGCAGGTAATTTTTTAAGACTTTTAATTGAAGATAAAAATATTCCTGAAATTGAAATCAGCAAGGAAAAAAATTATAAGAAGGATAAAGCGAAAAAGGAAACTGATTTAACAAAAAGTAATGTAAAATTTGATATTAACAATATTGAATACAAGGATTTGCTAAAATTGGGAATTAATAAAAATAAAGCTGAAAAATTTGTAAAATATCGGGATGAAGTTGGAATTATTAGAAATATTGATGAAGTAAAAAATGTTTCAGGCTTTGGAAAGACAGGGCTAGAAATCGCACAAAAATTTCTATTTGTGGATAATGAAAAAATAAAAAATTCAAAAGAGAATTATGGACGTGAAATTGTAAAGTATAATATCAATAAATTAAACGATAAGGAATTAAAAAAAATAGGATTTTCAAATAAGGAAATAAAAAAACTGCTTCCTGAAATTGAAAAAAATAACATAAGGTCAAATGTAGATTTGGAAAAGATTATTGGAAAAGAGCGTTATGTAGAAATTGAAGACAAAATAAAATTTATAGAATAA
- the dnaK gene encoding molecular chaperone DnaK translates to MSKIIGIDLGTTNSCVAVMEGGNFSIIPNSDGGRTTPSVVNIKDNGEIIVGEIAKRQAITNPDSTVISIKTQMGSDYKVNIHGKDYTPQEISAMILKKLKKDAESYLGESVTEAVITVPAYFTDAQRQATKDAGEIAGLKVQRIINEPTAAALSYGLDKKKEEKVLVFDLGGGTFDVSVLEIGDGVVEVISTSGNNHLGGDNFDQKIIDWLADEFKKETGIDLRNDKMAIQRLKDAAEDAKKKLSTTLETQISLPFITMDATGPKHLEKKLTRAAFDELTKDLVEATKGPVKQALEDADLSPNEIDEVLLVGGSTRIPAVQEWVKSFLGKEPNKSINPDEVVAAGAAIQGGVLMGDVKDVLLLDVTPLSLGIETLGGVFTKIIERNTTVPVKKSQVFSTAADNQPAVSINVLQGERAKAADNHKLGEFNLEGIPAAPRGIPQIEVTFDIDANGIVHVSAKDLGTGKENTVTISGSSNLSKDDIEKMKRDAEANEAEDAKFKELVEARNQADQLVISTEKTIKENEDKLQGTEKEDIEKAIEELKKVKDGDDLDAIRKGIEDLSKAAQGFATRMYQEAAQAQQAAQGGEATGENNNSGADDVEDAEVVD, encoded by the coding sequence ATGAGTAAAATAATAGGAATAGATTTAGGGACAACAAACAGCTGCGTGGCAGTTATGGAAGGTGGAAACTTTTCAATTATACCAAATTCTGATGGTGGAAGAACTACTCCGTCAGTTGTAAATATTAAGGATAATGGAGAAATTATTGTAGGAGAAATTGCAAAAAGACAGGCTATTACAAATCCTGATTCAACTGTAATTTCGATTAAAACACAAATGGGATCTGATTATAAAGTAAATATTCATGGAAAAGATTATACACCGCAAGAAATTTCAGCTATGATATTGAAAAAATTGAAAAAAGATGCTGAATCTTACTTGGGAGAATCTGTAACAGAAGCTGTAATTACAGTACCTGCATACTTTACAGATGCACAAAGACAAGCAACAAAAGATGCTGGGGAAATCGCAGGACTTAAAGTTCAAAGAATTATAAATGAGCCAACAGCGGCTGCATTATCTTATGGATTAGATAAGAAAAAAGAAGAAAAAGTATTAGTATTTGACTTGGGTGGAGGTACATTTGACGTATCTGTGCTTGAAATTGGGGATGGAGTTGTGGAAGTTATTTCAACTTCTGGAAATAACCACTTAGGTGGAGATAATTTTGACCAAAAAATTATTGACTGGTTAGCTGATGAATTTAAAAAAGAAACTGGAATTGACTTAAGAAATGATAAGATGGCAATCCAAAGATTGAAAGATGCGGCAGAAGACGCTAAGAAAAAATTGTCAACTACATTAGAAACACAAATTTCATTGCCATTTATTACAATGGACGCAACAGGGCCTAAACATTTGGAGAAAAAATTGACTCGTGCAGCATTTGATGAATTGACAAAAGACTTGGTAGAAGCAACTAAAGGGCCAGTAAAACAAGCGTTGGAAGATGCTGATTTAAGTCCTAACGAAATTGATGAAGTATTATTAGTTGGAGGTTCTACAAGAATTCCAGCGGTTCAAGAATGGGTAAAATCTTTCTTAGGAAAAGAACCTAACAAATCAATCAACCCTGATGAAGTAGTTGCGGCAGGAGCGGCAATTCAAGGTGGAGTATTAATGGGAGATGTTAAAGACGTATTATTATTAGATGTAACTCCATTATCATTAGGAATTGAAACTTTAGGTGGAGTATTTACTAAAATAATTGAAAGAAATACAACAGTGCCAGTTAAAAAATCACAAGTGTTTTCAACAGCGGCTGATAATCAACCAGCGGTATCAATCAACGTATTGCAAGGAGAAAGAGCAAAAGCTGCAGACAACCACAAATTAGGAGAATTTAACTTGGAAGGAATCCCAGCGGCTCCAAGAGGAATTCCTCAAATCGAAGTAACATTCGACATTGACGCAAACGGAATTGTACACGTTTCTGCAAAAGACTTAGGAACTGGAAAAGAAAATACAGTAACAATTTCTGGAAGTTCTAACTTGTCTAAAGACGACATTGAAAAAATGAAACGTGACGCAGAAGCAAACGAAGCAGAAGATGCTAAATTTAAAGAATTAGTAGAAGCTAGAAACCAAGCAGATCAATTGGTAATTTCTACTGAAAAAACTATAAAAGAAAACGAAGATAAACTTCAAGGAACTGAAAAAGAAGACATCGAAAAAGCAATCGAAGAATTGAAAAAAGTAAAAGACGGAGATGACTTGGACGCAATCAGAAAAGGAATTGAAGACTTATCAAAAGCAGCACAAGGTTTCGCAACAAGAATGTACCAAGAAGCAGCTCAAGCACAACAAGCGGCACAAGGCGGAGAAGCAACTGGAGAAAATAACAACTCTGGTGCTGACGATGTGGAAGATGCGGAAGTTGTGGATTAA
- the dnaJ gene encoding molecular chaperone DnaJ has translation MAKKDYYEVLGIPKNASEQDIKKAYRSMAKKYHPDRNKDNPEAEAKFKEVQEANEVLSDPQKRAAYDQYGHAAFENGGAGAGGFGGQGFGGFSGSGGFDFEDLGDIFGSFFGGRSRSQGPRVHQGSDLRYNLKLTLEEVAFGTEKEIKYKREGQCKTCHGSGAEPGHHMKTCDKCNGSGSIRLQQRTMFGVQSVIQECDKCHGTGKIPEKECHSCHGTGLEKETYTRKVRFPSGIETGQRLVVREGGNAGANGGIFGDLYVYVTVEKHDIFERISEYDIHCEVPLKMTTAILGGEVEVPTLKGKKKIVIPEGTQNGKIFRLRNEGIKYSRSENRGDEIVEIKVETPTNLTEKQKEILREFDGALDNKKNYKKAHSFKDKIKRFFSKFEN, from the coding sequence ATGGCAAAAAAAGATTATTATGAAGTGCTTGGTATACCCAAAAACGCTTCGGAACAGGATATAAAAAAAGCGTATAGGAGTATGGCAAAAAAATATCATCCAGATAGAAACAAGGACAATCCTGAAGCTGAAGCCAAATTTAAGGAAGTACAAGAAGCAAATGAAGTATTAAGCGATCCACAAAAAAGGGCAGCTTATGATCAATATGGACATGCGGCATTTGAAAATGGGGGAGCTGGAGCAGGTGGCTTTGGTGGACAAGGTTTTGGAGGCTTTAGCGGTTCTGGAGGATTTGATTTTGAAGATTTAGGAGATATTTTTGGAAGTTTTTTTGGTGGAAGAAGTCGTAGTCAAGGACCAAGAGTGCATCAAGGATCTGATTTAAGATATAATCTAAAATTAACTCTTGAAGAAGTAGCTTTTGGTACAGAAAAAGAAATAAAATATAAAAGGGAAGGACAATGTAAAACTTGTCATGGAAGTGGTGCTGAACCAGGGCATCATATGAAAACCTGTGATAAATGTAATGGTTCAGGAAGTATAAGACTTCAGCAAAGAACAATGTTTGGAGTGCAAAGTGTAATTCAAGAATGTGATAAATGTCATGGAACAGGAAAAATACCTGAAAAAGAATGTCACAGCTGTCACGGAACAGGTCTTGAAAAAGAAACATATACAAGAAAAGTAAGATTTCCATCAGGTATTGAAACTGGACAGAGATTAGTAGTAAGAGAAGGTGGAAATGCAGGGGCAAATGGTGGAATCTTTGGAGATTTATATGTATATGTGACTGTTGAGAAACATGATATTTTTGAAAGAATCAGTGAGTATGACATTCATTGTGAAGTGCCGTTAAAAATGACAACAGCTATTTTAGGTGGAGAAGTGGAAGTTCCTACACTTAAAGGCAAGAAAAAAATAGTAATCCCTGAAGGAACTCAAAATGGAAAAATATTCAGATTGAGAAATGAAGGAATTAAGTATAGCCGAAGTGAAAATAGAGGAGATGAAATTGTCGAAATAAAAGTAGAAACTCCAACAAATCTTACTGAAAAACAAAAAGAAATTTTAAGGGAATTTGACGGAGCATTAGATAACAAGAAAAATTATAAAAAAGCACATTCTTTTAAAGATAAAATAAAAAGATTTTTTAGTAAATTTGAAAATTGA
- a CDS encoding ABC transporter ATP-binding protein: MNILNVNDLNVYYGGIHAIKNISFHIKKGEIVSLIGANGAGKTSTLHAISGLVPIKSGEISLNGENVTNIDAHKLVSRGMAHVPEGRRIFTELTVLENLEMGAFTRNDAEQIKKDMEHMFSLFPRLAERKKQLAGTMSGGEQQMLAMARALMSSPSLLLLDEPSMGLAPLLVQEIFNIIERINKEENVTILLVEQNANMALSIADRGYVLETGKIILEGTGKELLTNPDIKKAYLGG; the protein is encoded by the coding sequence GTGAATATTTTAAATGTAAATGATTTAAATGTTTATTATGGCGGGATCCATGCTATAAAAAATATTTCATTTCATATAAAAAAAGGAGAAATTGTTTCTTTGATAGGGGCAAATGGAGCTGGAAAAACATCTACACTTCATGCTATTTCAGGGCTTGTACCAATAAAATCGGGAGAAATTTCTCTAAATGGAGAAAATGTAACTAATATTGACGCACATAAACTTGTCAGCCGTGGTATGGCACACGTGCCAGAAGGTCGTCGAATCTTTACAGAGCTGACAGTATTGGAAAATTTAGAAATGGGAGCATTTACAAGAAATGATGCTGAACAAATAAAAAAAGATATGGAACATATGTTTTCATTATTTCCAAGACTTGCCGAGCGTAAAAAACAGCTAGCAGGGACAATGAGTGGAGGAGAGCAGCAAATGCTGGCAATGGCAAGAGCTTTGATGTCAAGCCCTTCACTATTATTGCTGGATGAGCCGTCAATGGGGCTGGCACCATTATTAGTACAGGAAATTTTTAATATTATTGAAAGAATTAATAAGGAAGAAAATGTAACAATACTGCTGGTTGAACAAAATGCCAATATGGCACTATCAATTGCAGACAGAGGATATGTTCTGGAAACAGGGAAAATTATTCTGGAAGGAACTGGGAAGGAACTGCTTACAAATCCTGATATTAAGAAAGCTTATCTGGGAGGATAA